Proteins from a genomic interval of Cuculus canorus isolate bCucCan1 chromosome 17, bCucCan1.pri, whole genome shotgun sequence:
- the ZCCHC8 gene encoding zinc finger CCHC domain-containing protein 8 isoform X1 has translation MAAEVDFGDRELFQQLEEADGPPPPRLSFEKEEAAPEKALEELYERLRDREETVRRLRAENQELKRKLNILTRPSGISVDNSKLDGPLLQILFMNNVISKQYHQEIEDFVFNLVQKYEEQKKGEQEKTHFNVKPQPSSVLLEEDCKTASSNSLKKMKEAFSVVGSVLYFTNFCLDKLGQPILNENPQLTEGWEIPKYQQVFSQILSLDGQEIQVKPKSRPKPVCFNCGSEDHQMKDCPQPRNAARINEKRKEFMEAYGEASNQNYQQRYHAEEVEERFGKFKPGVISGELQDALGVTDKSLPPFIYRMRQLGYPPGWLKEAEMEYSGLALYDGKDDGGTEDGHQPKRTTYDVSKLINYPGFNISTPSGIPDEWQMFGSIPMQPSQQKDVFANYLSNFHVPSPKSGNKRAASQSSSHHSKRPKEDSSEVPAADMDIDSDLEVSQKPQTPNSFQFQPPLPPGHLPTSTPPPLPQGTPPPSQPSTPTHPPLPRTTLPSNPSNDVPQPKIVDSVMDEDTLTLEELEEQQRLIWAALEQAESTNSDSDIPVDTPLTGNSVTSSPSRNEVELVAEVRSSDKVITVETRFSDMSEQIPENEHSVTGPNPGDGLPNLKENPDNTDSEGLLDNTVLAPTCEVNDGEDAGEDKVVTSLESSAKNSSLVPDMSKFAEGITPFEFENMAEPTGVYLRIRSLLKNSPRNQQKKKTSS, from the exons ATGGCGGCCGAGGTAGATTTCGGCGACCGCGAGCTCTTCCAGCAGCTCGAAGAAGCGGATGGGCCGCCACCGCCTCGCCTCAGCTTCGAGAAGGAGGAGGCGGCGCCCGAGAAGGCTTTGGAGGAGCTGTACGAGCGGCTGCGGGACCGCGAGGAGACGGTGCGGCGGCTGCGGGCGGAGA ATCAAGAACTTAAAAGGAAGCTGAATATTCTGACTCGTCCTAG TGGAATTTCAGTGGACAACTCCAAACTTGATGGACCTCtattacagattttatttatgaaCAATGTAATTTCTAA GCAGTATCATCAAGAAAttgaagattttgtttttaatttagttcAGAAATATGAGGAGCAGAAGAAAGGTGAACAAGAAAAAACGCACTTCAATGTTAAGCCACAG CCCTCCAGTGTTCTTTTGGAAGAGGACTGTAAGACAGCAAGCTCGaactctcttaaaaaaatgaaagaagcttTTAGT GTTGTAGGAAGTGTTCTATATTTTACCAATTTTTGTCTCGATAAACTGGGACAGCCTATATTAAATGAGAATCCACAGCTGACAGAAGGATGGGAAATACCTAA ATATCAGCAAGTTTTCAGCCAGATTCTCTCCCTAGATGGACAAGAAATACAAGTTAAACCAAAAAG CAGGCCAAAACCGGTTTGTTTCAATTGTGGTTCTGAAGACCATCAAATGAAGGACTGTCCACAG CCACGAAATGCAGCTCGTataaatgagaagagaaaggagtttATGGAAGCTTATGGTGAAGCGAGCAATCAGAATTATCAGCAGCGTTATCATGCAGAAGAAGTAGAAGAGAGGTTTGGAAAATTTAAACCAGGAGTAATTAG TGGAGAACTTCAAGATGCACTTGGTGTCACAGATAAGAGTCTTCCTCCGTTTATATATCGCATGCGTCAGCTGGGTTATCCTCCAGGTTGGCTCAAGGAGGCTGAAATGGAGTACTCGGGACTTGCGCTTTACGATGGAAAAG ATGATGGTGGAACAGAAGATGGTCACCAACCAAAACGCACCACTTACGATGTTTCTAAGCTGATAAACTATCCAGGCTTTAATATATCCACTCCAAGTGGGATCCCAGAT GAATGGCAGATGTTTGGTTCCATCCCCATGCAGCCGTCTCAACAGAAGGATGTTTTTGCTAACTACCTTTCTAATTTTCACGTG CCAAGTCCAAAATCTGGCAATAAGAGGGCTGCATCTCAGTCAAGCTCTCATCATTCAAAACGACCGAAAGAAGACAGTTCAGAGGTACCAGCAGCTGACATGGACATAGATTCTG ATCTGGAAGTGTCACAAAAACCTCAAACTCCTAACAGTTTTCAGTTCCAACCTCCACTGCCACCTGGACATCTGCCAACGTCAACTCCCCCTCCTTTACCACAAGGAACACCACCACCATCTCAGCCTTCAACACCcactcatcctcctcttcctagGACTACTCTGCCATCTAATCCTTCTAATGACGTTCCTCAGCCAAAAATCGTGGACTCGGTGATGGATGAGGATACTCTGACCTTGGAAGAGCTAGAAGAACAACAACGATTAATCTGGGCAGCACTAGAGCAAGCAGAAAGCACAAACAGTGACTCTGATATTCCTGTTGATACCCCTTTAACTGGAAATTCTGTTACATCATCACCATCTAGGAACGAAGTAGAGCTTGTTGCAGAAGTAAGATCATCTGATAAGGTTATTACAGTGGAAACAAGGTTTTCTGACATGAGTGAACAGATACCAGAAAATGAACATTCTGTAACTGGTCCTAATCCAGGAGATGGTTTACCTAATTTAAAGGAGAATCCTGATAATACAGATTCGGAAGGCTTGCTGGATAACACCGTCCTGGCTCCCACCTGTGAGGTTAACGATGGAGAAGATGCAGGTGAGGATAAAGTGGTCACAAGCCTTGAATCATCTGCAAAAAACTCCAGTCTTGTTCCTGATATGAGCAAGTTTGCTGAAGGGATAACACcatttgaatttgaaaatatgGCGGAACCAACAGGTGTTTATCTACGAATAAGAAGTCTGTTAAAAAATTCCCCAAGaaaccagcaaaagaaaaagacttcatCTTAA
- the ZCCHC8 gene encoding zinc finger CCHC domain-containing protein 8 isoform X2 has product MAAEVDFGDRELFQQLEEADGPPPPRLSFEKEEAAPEKALEELYERLRDREETVRRLRAENQELKRKLNILTRPSGISVDNSKLDGPLLQILFMNNVISKQYHQEIEDFVFNLVQKYEEQKKGEQEKTHFNVKPQPSSVLLEEDCKTASSNSLKKMKEAFSVVGSVLYFTNFCLDKLGQPILNENPQLTEGWEIPKYQQVFSQILSLDGQEIQVKPKRPKPVCFNCGSEDHQMKDCPQPRNAARINEKRKEFMEAYGEASNQNYQQRYHAEEVEERFGKFKPGVISGELQDALGVTDKSLPPFIYRMRQLGYPPGWLKEAEMEYSGLALYDGKDDGGTEDGHQPKRTTYDVSKLINYPGFNISTPSGIPDEWQMFGSIPMQPSQQKDVFANYLSNFHVPSPKSGNKRAASQSSSHHSKRPKEDSSEVPAADMDIDSDLEVSQKPQTPNSFQFQPPLPPGHLPTSTPPPLPQGTPPPSQPSTPTHPPLPRTTLPSNPSNDVPQPKIVDSVMDEDTLTLEELEEQQRLIWAALEQAESTNSDSDIPVDTPLTGNSVTSSPSRNEVELVAEVRSSDKVITVETRFSDMSEQIPENEHSVTGPNPGDGLPNLKENPDNTDSEGLLDNTVLAPTCEVNDGEDAGEDKVVTSLESSAKNSSLVPDMSKFAEGITPFEFENMAEPTGVYLRIRSLLKNSPRNQQKKKTSS; this is encoded by the exons ATGGCGGCCGAGGTAGATTTCGGCGACCGCGAGCTCTTCCAGCAGCTCGAAGAAGCGGATGGGCCGCCACCGCCTCGCCTCAGCTTCGAGAAGGAGGAGGCGGCGCCCGAGAAGGCTTTGGAGGAGCTGTACGAGCGGCTGCGGGACCGCGAGGAGACGGTGCGGCGGCTGCGGGCGGAGA ATCAAGAACTTAAAAGGAAGCTGAATATTCTGACTCGTCCTAG TGGAATTTCAGTGGACAACTCCAAACTTGATGGACCTCtattacagattttatttatgaaCAATGTAATTTCTAA GCAGTATCATCAAGAAAttgaagattttgtttttaatttagttcAGAAATATGAGGAGCAGAAGAAAGGTGAACAAGAAAAAACGCACTTCAATGTTAAGCCACAG CCCTCCAGTGTTCTTTTGGAAGAGGACTGTAAGACAGCAAGCTCGaactctcttaaaaaaatgaaagaagcttTTAGT GTTGTAGGAAGTGTTCTATATTTTACCAATTTTTGTCTCGATAAACTGGGACAGCCTATATTAAATGAGAATCCACAGCTGACAGAAGGATGGGAAATACCTAA ATATCAGCAAGTTTTCAGCCAGATTCTCTCCCTAGATGGACAAGAAATACAAGTTAAACCAAAAAG GCCAAAACCGGTTTGTTTCAATTGTGGTTCTGAAGACCATCAAATGAAGGACTGTCCACAG CCACGAAATGCAGCTCGTataaatgagaagagaaaggagtttATGGAAGCTTATGGTGAAGCGAGCAATCAGAATTATCAGCAGCGTTATCATGCAGAAGAAGTAGAAGAGAGGTTTGGAAAATTTAAACCAGGAGTAATTAG TGGAGAACTTCAAGATGCACTTGGTGTCACAGATAAGAGTCTTCCTCCGTTTATATATCGCATGCGTCAGCTGGGTTATCCTCCAGGTTGGCTCAAGGAGGCTGAAATGGAGTACTCGGGACTTGCGCTTTACGATGGAAAAG ATGATGGTGGAACAGAAGATGGTCACCAACCAAAACGCACCACTTACGATGTTTCTAAGCTGATAAACTATCCAGGCTTTAATATATCCACTCCAAGTGGGATCCCAGAT GAATGGCAGATGTTTGGTTCCATCCCCATGCAGCCGTCTCAACAGAAGGATGTTTTTGCTAACTACCTTTCTAATTTTCACGTG CCAAGTCCAAAATCTGGCAATAAGAGGGCTGCATCTCAGTCAAGCTCTCATCATTCAAAACGACCGAAAGAAGACAGTTCAGAGGTACCAGCAGCTGACATGGACATAGATTCTG ATCTGGAAGTGTCACAAAAACCTCAAACTCCTAACAGTTTTCAGTTCCAACCTCCACTGCCACCTGGACATCTGCCAACGTCAACTCCCCCTCCTTTACCACAAGGAACACCACCACCATCTCAGCCTTCAACACCcactcatcctcctcttcctagGACTACTCTGCCATCTAATCCTTCTAATGACGTTCCTCAGCCAAAAATCGTGGACTCGGTGATGGATGAGGATACTCTGACCTTGGAAGAGCTAGAAGAACAACAACGATTAATCTGGGCAGCACTAGAGCAAGCAGAAAGCACAAACAGTGACTCTGATATTCCTGTTGATACCCCTTTAACTGGAAATTCTGTTACATCATCACCATCTAGGAACGAAGTAGAGCTTGTTGCAGAAGTAAGATCATCTGATAAGGTTATTACAGTGGAAACAAGGTTTTCTGACATGAGTGAACAGATACCAGAAAATGAACATTCTGTAACTGGTCCTAATCCAGGAGATGGTTTACCTAATTTAAAGGAGAATCCTGATAATACAGATTCGGAAGGCTTGCTGGATAACACCGTCCTGGCTCCCACCTGTGAGGTTAACGATGGAGAAGATGCAGGTGAGGATAAAGTGGTCACAAGCCTTGAATCATCTGCAAAAAACTCCAGTCTTGTTCCTGATATGAGCAAGTTTGCTGAAGGGATAACACcatttgaatttgaaaatatgGCGGAACCAACAGGTGTTTATCTACGAATAAGAAGTCTGTTAAAAAATTCCCCAAGaaaccagcaaaagaaaaagacttcatCTTAA
- the ZCCHC8 gene encoding zinc finger CCHC domain-containing protein 8 isoform X3 encodes MKDCPQPRNAARINEKRKEFMEAYGEASNQNYQQRYHAEEVEERFGKFKPGVISGELQDALGVTDKSLPPFIYRMRQLGYPPGWLKEAEMEYSGLALYDGKDDGGTEDGHQPKRTTYDVSKLINYPGFNISTPSGIPDEWQMFGSIPMQPSQQKDVFANYLSNFHVPSPKSGNKRAASQSSSHHSKRPKEDSSEVPAADMDIDSDLEVSQKPQTPNSFQFQPPLPPGHLPTSTPPPLPQGTPPPSQPSTPTHPPLPRTTLPSNPSNDVPQPKIVDSVMDEDTLTLEELEEQQRLIWAALEQAESTNSDSDIPVDTPLTGNSVTSSPSRNEVELVAEVRSSDKVITVETRFSDMSEQIPENEHSVTGPNPGDGLPNLKENPDNTDSEGLLDNTVLAPTCEVNDGEDAGEDKVVTSLESSAKNSSLVPDMSKFAEGITPFEFENMAEPTGVYLRIRSLLKNSPRNQQKKKTSS; translated from the exons ATGAAGGACTGTCCACAG CCACGAAATGCAGCTCGTataaatgagaagagaaaggagtttATGGAAGCTTATGGTGAAGCGAGCAATCAGAATTATCAGCAGCGTTATCATGCAGAAGAAGTAGAAGAGAGGTTTGGAAAATTTAAACCAGGAGTAATTAG TGGAGAACTTCAAGATGCACTTGGTGTCACAGATAAGAGTCTTCCTCCGTTTATATATCGCATGCGTCAGCTGGGTTATCCTCCAGGTTGGCTCAAGGAGGCTGAAATGGAGTACTCGGGACTTGCGCTTTACGATGGAAAAG ATGATGGTGGAACAGAAGATGGTCACCAACCAAAACGCACCACTTACGATGTTTCTAAGCTGATAAACTATCCAGGCTTTAATATATCCACTCCAAGTGGGATCCCAGAT GAATGGCAGATGTTTGGTTCCATCCCCATGCAGCCGTCTCAACAGAAGGATGTTTTTGCTAACTACCTTTCTAATTTTCACGTG CCAAGTCCAAAATCTGGCAATAAGAGGGCTGCATCTCAGTCAAGCTCTCATCATTCAAAACGACCGAAAGAAGACAGTTCAGAGGTACCAGCAGCTGACATGGACATAGATTCTG ATCTGGAAGTGTCACAAAAACCTCAAACTCCTAACAGTTTTCAGTTCCAACCTCCACTGCCACCTGGACATCTGCCAACGTCAACTCCCCCTCCTTTACCACAAGGAACACCACCACCATCTCAGCCTTCAACACCcactcatcctcctcttcctagGACTACTCTGCCATCTAATCCTTCTAATGACGTTCCTCAGCCAAAAATCGTGGACTCGGTGATGGATGAGGATACTCTGACCTTGGAAGAGCTAGAAGAACAACAACGATTAATCTGGGCAGCACTAGAGCAAGCAGAAAGCACAAACAGTGACTCTGATATTCCTGTTGATACCCCTTTAACTGGAAATTCTGTTACATCATCACCATCTAGGAACGAAGTAGAGCTTGTTGCAGAAGTAAGATCATCTGATAAGGTTATTACAGTGGAAACAAGGTTTTCTGACATGAGTGAACAGATACCAGAAAATGAACATTCTGTAACTGGTCCTAATCCAGGAGATGGTTTACCTAATTTAAAGGAGAATCCTGATAATACAGATTCGGAAGGCTTGCTGGATAACACCGTCCTGGCTCCCACCTGTGAGGTTAACGATGGAGAAGATGCAGGTGAGGATAAAGTGGTCACAAGCCTTGAATCATCTGCAAAAAACTCCAGTCTTGTTCCTGATATGAGCAAGTTTGCTGAAGGGATAACACcatttgaatttgaaaatatgGCGGAACCAACAGGTGTTTATCTACGAATAAGAAGTCTGTTAAAAAATTCCCCAAGaaaccagcaaaagaaaaagacttcatCTTAA